The following are encoded in a window of Pseudomonas graminis genomic DNA:
- a CDS encoding LexA family protein, which produces MNNDLAPDHLDTSLDDFLKIRAPGTYLVTIEGDSMEGAGIFCGDLLIVDKGIDAKAGQVIIGVVNQQPLVKYLAYVSCHTVLRSTNRKYPDRFIMEADDFDIWGVVTHSIRDHAKN; this is translated from the coding sequence TTGAATAACGACCTGGCGCCTGATCACTTGGACACCTCCCTGGACGATTTCCTGAAAATCCGCGCGCCGGGCACTTACCTGGTGACGATTGAAGGCGACAGCATGGAGGGGGCGGGCATCTTCTGTGGTGATCTGCTGATCGTGGACAAGGGTATCGACGCCAAGGCAGGGCAGGTCATCATCGGCGTGGTTAATCAGCAGCCGCTGGTCAAGTACCTTGCCTATGTGAGCTGTCACACGGTGCTGCGCTCGACAAACCGAAAATATCCCGACCGCTTCATCATGGAAGCAGACGACTTCGATATCTGGGGCGTGGTCACGCACAGCATCCGAGACCATGCGAAGAATTGA
- a CDS encoding DNA topoisomerase IB, with protein sequence MPDTIHSEDLPKDLHYVDDSQPGFTRKILRGKFAYFDTDGQRIRDEEEIKRINALVIPPAYTDVWICADRQGHLQATGRDARGRKQYRYHPRWREIRDENKYSRMIAFGKALPKVRKQLETQLAKPGMGREKVMAAVLSLLDQTLIRIGNSQYARDNRSYGLTTLRNKHVDVKGSKIFFEFRGKSGVEHRLSVTDRRLANIIKRCMELPGQNLFQYLDDDGQRHTVSSHDINQYLHTLTGADFTAKDYRTWAGSAMALATLRKLHWEPEADAKKHVVSMVKEVARLLGNTPAVCRKCYIHPAVLEAFAMGELAKLPRIRQRKGLRLEEVALAGFLQGLQAAEVIREASEELTGETA encoded by the coding sequence ATGCCGGACACAATTCACAGCGAAGACCTGCCCAAAGATCTGCATTACGTCGACGACAGCCAGCCCGGATTTACCCGCAAGATCCTGCGCGGCAAGTTCGCCTACTTCGACACCGACGGCCAGCGCATCCGCGACGAAGAGGAGATCAAGCGCATCAACGCGCTGGTCATCCCGCCGGCGTACACCGACGTGTGGATCTGTGCCGACCGCCAGGGCCATCTGCAAGCCACTGGCCGCGACGCGCGCGGGCGCAAGCAGTACCGCTACCACCCGCGCTGGCGCGAGATTCGCGACGAGAACAAATACTCGCGGATGATCGCCTTCGGCAAGGCCCTGCCCAAAGTGCGCAAACAGCTGGAAACCCAGCTGGCGAAACCCGGCATGGGCCGCGAGAAGGTCATGGCGGCGGTGCTGTCGTTGCTGGACCAAACGCTGATCCGGATCGGCAACAGCCAGTACGCCCGGGACAACCGCTCCTACGGTCTGACCACGCTGCGTAACAAGCACGTCGACGTAAAGGGCAGCAAGATCTTCTTCGAGTTTCGCGGCAAGAGCGGTGTCGAGCACCGGCTCAGCGTCACCGACCGGCGCCTGGCGAACATCATCAAGCGCTGCATGGAATTGCCCGGCCAGAATCTTTTTCAGTACTTGGACGACGACGGCCAACGGCATACCGTTTCCTCCCATGACATCAACCAGTACCTGCACACACTGACCGGCGCCGACTTCACCGCTAAGGATTACCGGACCTGGGCCGGCAGCGCGATGGCCCTGGCGACCCTGCGCAAGTTGCACTGGGAACCGGAAGCGGACGCGAAGAAACACGTCGTGTCCATGGTCAAGGAAGTCGCCCGATTGCTGGGCAACACTCCGGCCGTCTGCCGCAAGTGCTACATCCACCCGGCCGTGCTGGAAGCCTTTGCGATGGGCGAACTGGCCAAGCTGCCGCGCATCCGCCAGCGCAAGGGTCTGCGTCTGGAGGAAGTGGCGCTGGCCGGTTTCCTTCAGGGCCTGCAGGCCGCCGAGGTCATTCGTGAAGCATCCGAAGAACTGACAGGAGAAACAGCATGA
- the modC gene encoding molybdenum ABC transporter ATP-binding protein: protein MSSTIDVRLKVDYAEFALDVDLNLPGRGVTALYGHSGSGKTTCLRCIAGLEKAADGYIRVNGEVWQDSANNVFLPPHKRSLGYVFQEASLFPHLDVEGNLRFGLKRIPERDRRITLQQATSLLGIDHLLQRAPDKLSGGERQRVGIARALLTSPRLLLMDEPLAALDAQRKSEILPYLERLHDELDIPLIYVSHAQDEVARLADHLVLLSDGKALASGPIGETLARLDLPLAMGDDAGVVIEGSVQAYDAAYQLITVRLPRSDLSIRVAHSALLPGKPLRLKVQARDVSLSLQPDAQSSILNRLPVTVIDEVAADNTAHVLVRLDADGSPLLARITRYSRDQLQLAPGQRLWAQIKSVALLA, encoded by the coding sequence ATGAGTTCGACGATCGATGTCCGACTGAAGGTGGATTACGCCGAGTTCGCCCTCGACGTTGACCTCAACCTGCCCGGTCGCGGGGTCACGGCGCTGTACGGCCATTCCGGTTCCGGCAAGACCACCTGCCTGCGTTGCATTGCAGGGCTGGAAAAGGCGGCCGACGGGTATATCCGTGTCAACGGCGAGGTCTGGCAGGACAGCGCCAACAACGTCTTTCTCCCCCCACACAAACGCTCTCTGGGATACGTGTTCCAGGAAGCCAGCCTGTTTCCGCACCTCGACGTCGAGGGCAATCTGCGCTTCGGCCTCAAGCGAATTCCTGAACGGGACAGGCGTATTACGTTGCAGCAGGCGACCTCGCTGTTGGGCATCGATCATCTGCTCCAACGCGCGCCCGACAAACTGTCCGGCGGCGAGCGTCAGCGGGTCGGCATCGCCCGGGCGCTGCTGACCAGCCCACGCCTGCTGCTGATGGACGAACCCCTGGCGGCGCTGGACGCGCAGCGCAAAAGCGAAATCCTGCCGTACCTCGAACGCCTCCACGACGAGCTGGATATTCCGCTGATTTACGTGAGTCACGCCCAGGATGAAGTGGCCAGGCTGGCCGACCATCTGGTATTGCTCAGCGACGGCAAAGCGCTGGCCAGCGGCCCCATCGGCGAAACACTGGCGCGGCTGGATCTGCCGCTGGCGATGGGCGACGACGCGGGCGTGGTGATCGAGGGAAGCGTGCAGGCTTACGACGCGGCCTATCAACTCATCACCGTCCGTTTGCCGCGCAGCGACCTGAGTATCCGCGTCGCCCACTCCGCGTTGCTGCCTGGCAAGCCGCTTCGGCTCAAGGTGCAGGCGCGGGATGTGAGCCTCAGCCTGCAGCCGGACGCGCAAAGCAGCATTCTCAATCGCCTGCCGGTGACGGTCATCGATGAGGTCGCCGCCGACAACACCGCCCATGTGCTGGTGCGCCTGGATGCCGACGGCTCGCCGCTGCTGGCGCGGATCACCCGGTATTCAAGGGATCAGCTGCAACTGGCGCCCGGGCAACGGCTCTGGGCGCAGATCAAGTCGGTGGCGCTGCTGGCATAG
- a CDS encoding lysis system i-spanin subunit Rz, with the protein MTEDQLKLTGAAVIALALLAAGATVAWVWQANAYGKVMATNEASRQADLASIANAGAEQARNALAKQHDAEQHLAALDQTATEQKVKANAENETLRRAVADGARRLRIAGSCGAGGGSVPDAASATGVGDAGTVELSDAARRSVFDIRAGIIADQAALRAAQAYIRDVCR; encoded by the coding sequence GTGACTGAAGACCAGCTGAAACTTACCGGCGCCGCAGTGATTGCGCTGGCCCTGTTGGCGGCCGGCGCTACCGTCGCCTGGGTGTGGCAGGCCAATGCATACGGAAAGGTCATGGCCACCAACGAAGCCAGCCGTCAGGCTGATCTTGCCTCTATCGCCAACGCTGGAGCAGAACAAGCTCGCAACGCGCTCGCCAAACAGCACGACGCCGAGCAGCACCTTGCCGCCTTAGACCAGACCGCAACCGAACAGAAGGTGAAAGCCAATGCTGAAAACGAAACTCTGCGCCGCGCTGTTGCTGATGGTGCTCGCCGGCTGCGCATCGCGGGAAGTTGTGGTGCCGGTGGCGGCAGCGTGCCCGATGCCGCCAGCGCCACCGGCGTGGGTGATGCAGGTACCGTCGAACTCTCTGATGCTGCTCGACGATCTGTTTTCGATATCCGCGCCGGAATCATTGCTGATCAGGCAGCTCTGAGAGCTGCTCAGGCCTACATCAGAGACGTGTGCCGTTAA
- a CDS encoding excinuclease ABC subunit UvrA: MTTPPHLPDDARPSSFTVDADRPGFVRVRGAREHNLKDVDVDIPRDALVVFTGVSGSGKSSLAFSTLYAEAQRRYFESVAPYARRLIDQVGVPDVDSIEGLPPAVALQQQRGTPSTRSSVGSVTTLSSLIRMLYSRAGTYPPGQPMLYAEDFSPNLPQGACPECHGLGRVYEIPEELMVPDDSLTIRQRAIAAWPLAWGGQNQRDILVTLGYDVDTPWRDLPKKDRDWILFTDEQPNVPVYAGLTPEETRLAIKRKLEPSYQGTFTGARRYVQHTFATTQSALMKKRVSRFMRGSPCPLCDGKRLKREALSVTFAGLDIGELSQMPLLRLAEVLRPVAAGVFADEDRDTAVLDREQRAKAKNKRVSKGGSAHDAAPDVRATPDLSVEKRLAAQRIAQDLLARVSTLTELGLGYLALDRSTPSLSSGELQRLRLATQLGSQLFGVIYVLDEPSAGLHPADSEALFTALQQLKASGNSLFVVEHDLETMRRADWLIDVGPAAGEHGGHVLYSGPPAGLAEIEASQTGRHLFAEHSALSSTRRQPTDWLRLEGITRNNLNELSAEFPLGCFTSVTGISGSGKSSLVSQALLELVGAELGRPVAEVEAEESSLEDDAPQPTGGHIAGGMSAVKRLVQVDQKPIGRTPRSNLATYTGLFDNVRKLFAATPDAQKAGYDAGQFSFNVAKGRCPVCEGEGFVSVELLFMPSVYAPCPTCHGARYNPDTLAIKWNGLSIADVLQLTVEQAVDVFAEQPGVLRSLTVLRDIGLGYLRLGQPATELSGGEAQRIKLATELQRSQRGATLYVLDEPTTGLHPTDVDRLLTQLNALVDAGHSVVVVEHEMRVVAQSDWVIDIGPGAGDKGGNVVAAGTPEVVADVAESRTAPFLRKVLRG, translated from the coding sequence ATGACCACACCGCCGCACCTGCCAGATGACGCCCGCCCTTCTTCCTTCACCGTAGATGCCGACCGCCCCGGATTCGTCCGGGTCCGCGGTGCCCGTGAGCACAACCTCAAGGACGTGGACGTCGACATCCCCCGCGATGCACTGGTGGTGTTCACCGGCGTCTCGGGATCGGGCAAATCCTCGCTGGCGTTCTCCACGCTGTACGCCGAAGCCCAACGCCGGTACTTCGAATCCGTCGCGCCCTACGCCCGACGCCTCATCGATCAGGTGGGCGTGCCCGACGTCGACTCGATCGAAGGTCTGCCGCCCGCCGTCGCGCTGCAGCAACAACGCGGCACGCCGAGCACGCGCTCCTCCGTCGGCAGCGTGACGACCCTGTCCAGCCTGATCCGCATGCTCTATTCCCGCGCGGGAACTTATCCGCCGGGCCAGCCAATGCTCTACGCCGAAGACTTCTCGCCCAACCTGCCCCAGGGCGCCTGCCCCGAGTGCCATGGCTTGGGCCGGGTCTATGAGATTCCCGAAGAACTGATGGTGCCGGACGATTCGCTGACCATTCGCCAGCGCGCTATCGCCGCATGGCCCTTGGCCTGGGGCGGTCAGAACCAGCGCGACATCCTCGTGACCCTGGGTTACGACGTGGATACCCCATGGCGCGATCTGCCGAAAAAGGACCGCGACTGGATTCTGTTCACCGACGAACAGCCCAACGTGCCGGTCTACGCCGGCCTGACGCCTGAAGAGACGCGTTTGGCGATCAAGCGCAAGCTCGAACCCAGCTATCAGGGCACCTTCACCGGCGCCCGTCGCTACGTGCAACACACGTTTGCAACCACTCAGAGCGCGTTGATGAAAAAGCGCGTCTCGCGGTTCATGCGCGGCAGCCCCTGCCCGCTGTGCGACGGCAAACGCCTGAAGCGCGAAGCCCTGTCGGTGACATTCGCTGGCCTCGATATCGGCGAGTTGTCGCAGATGCCGCTGTTGCGGCTGGCGGAAGTGCTGCGCCCGGTGGCTGCGGGGGTCTTCGCGGATGAAGATCGCGACACCGCCGTGCTGGATCGCGAACAGCGAGCGAAAGCGAAAAACAAGCGGGTCAGCAAAGGCGGCTCGGCCCACGATGCCGCGCCCGACGTGCGTGCAACGCCAGACCTGTCCGTCGAGAAGCGCCTCGCCGCTCAGCGCATCGCTCAGGATTTACTGGCGCGGGTCAGCACCCTCACCGAGCTGGGGCTCGGTTACCTGGCGCTGGATCGCAGCACGCCGTCGCTGTCGTCCGGTGAACTGCAGCGTCTTCGCCTGGCGACACAATTGGGCTCGCAGCTGTTTGGTGTGATCTACGTACTGGACGAGCCTTCTGCAGGCCTGCACCCGGCGGACAGCGAAGCGCTGTTCACGGCGTTGCAGCAACTCAAGGCGTCCGGAAACTCGCTGTTCGTTGTCGAGCACGATCTGGAAACCATGCGCCGCGCCGACTGGCTGATCGACGTCGGCCCTGCCGCCGGCGAGCATGGCGGACATGTGCTGTACAGCGGCCCTCCCGCAGGTCTGGCCGAAATCGAAGCCTCGCAAACGGGTCGTCATCTGTTCGCCGAGCATTCCGCACTGAGTTCGACAAGAAGGCAGCCGACCGACTGGCTGCGCCTGGAAGGCATCACCCGCAACAACCTCAATGAACTGAGCGCTGAATTCCCGCTGGGCTGCTTCACCTCGGTGACCGGCATCTCCGGCTCGGGCAAGTCCAGCCTGGTCAGCCAGGCATTGCTGGAGCTGGTGGGCGCAGAGTTGGGGCGCCCAGTCGCGGAAGTCGAAGCGGAAGAATCCAGCCTGGAAGACGACGCGCCGCAACCCACCGGCGGCCACATCGCGGGTGGCATGAGCGCGGTCAAGCGACTGGTGCAGGTTGACCAGAAACCCATCGGCCGCACCCCACGCTCCAACCTGGCGACCTACACCGGGCTCTTCGACAACGTGCGTAAACTGTTCGCCGCGACGCCCGACGCGCAGAAGGCCGGCTACGACGCCGGTCAGTTCTCTTTCAACGTCGCCAAAGGCCGCTGCCCGGTGTGCGAAGGCGAAGGATTCGTCAGTGTGGAATTGCTGTTCATGCCCAGCGTCTACGCACCCTGCCCGACTTGCCATGGCGCGCGCTATAACCCCGACACCTTGGCTATCAAGTGGAATGGCTTAAGCATCGCCGACGTGCTGCAGCTGACGGTTGAACAAGCGGTAGACGTGTTCGCCGAACAACCCGGCGTGCTGCGCTCGTTGACGGTGCTGCGTGATATTGGTCTGGGGTATCTGCGTCTTGGGCAACCTGCGACAGAACTGTCCGGCGGCGAGGCCCAGCGCATCAAACTGGCGACGGAGCTGCAGCGCAGTCAGCGCGGCGCCACTTTATACGTGCTCGACGAACCGACCACGGGCCTGCATCCCACCGATGTGGATCGCCTGCTGACGCAGTTGAATGCGTTGGTGGATGCGGGGCACAGCGTGGTGGTGGTTGAGCATGAAATGCGTGTGGTTGCGCAGAGTGACTGGGTGATCGACATCGGCCCGGGGGCTGGTGACAAGGGGGGCAATGTTGTGGCTGCTGGCACGCCTGAGGTGGTCGCGGATGTGGCGGAGAGCCGGACGGCGCCGTTTTTGCGGAAGGTGTTAAGGGGGTAA
- the modB gene encoding molybdate ABC transporter permease subunit, which translates to MLLGSADLAAIWLTLKLASLTTVILLIVGTPIALWLAHTRSWLKGPIGAIVALPLVLPPTVIGFYLLLLLGPNGAIGQLTQSLGLGTLTFSFTGLVIGSVLYSLPFVVQPLQNAFAAIGPRPLEVAATLRAGPWDTFFSVILPLARPGFITGAILGFAHTVGEFGVVLMIGGNIPERTRVVSTQIYNHVESMEYAQAHWLAGAMLVFSFVVLLALYSSGKARSAWSGA; encoded by the coding sequence ATGCTGCTGGGCAGTGCCGACCTTGCGGCCATCTGGCTGACGCTGAAACTGGCGTCCCTGACCACTGTGATTCTGCTGATCGTCGGCACGCCCATCGCGCTGTGGCTGGCGCACACCCGCTCATGGCTCAAAGGCCCGATCGGCGCGATTGTGGCCTTGCCCCTGGTGCTGCCGCCCACGGTGATCGGCTTTTATCTGTTGCTGTTACTCGGGCCAAACGGCGCGATCGGGCAGCTGACCCAGAGCCTCGGGCTCGGCACGCTGACCTTCAGTTTCACAGGGCTGGTGATAGGTTCGGTCCTGTATTCCCTGCCGTTCGTGGTGCAGCCCTTGCAGAACGCCTTCGCCGCTATCGGCCCTCGGCCCCTTGAAGTGGCGGCAACGCTGCGCGCAGGCCCGTGGGACACGTTCTTCTCGGTGATTCTGCCGCTGGCGCGCCCCGGCTTCATCACCGGGGCGATCCTGGGTTTCGCCCACACCGTGGGTGAGTTCGGCGTGGTGCTGATGATCGGCGGCAACATCCCGGAGAGAACCCGCGTCGTGTCCACGCAGATCTACAACCATGTGGAATCCATGGAATACGCCCAGGCCCACTGGCTCGCCGGGGCGATGCTGGTGTTTTCCTTTGTGGTGCTGCTGGCGCTGTACTCCAGCGGCAAGGCCCGGTCAGCGTGGAGCGGCGCATGA
- the modA gene encoding molybdate ABC transporter substrate-binding protein, whose amino-acid sequence MRAVSNRFTSTSLVIACATLSSGTAFADEVQVAVAANFTAPIQAIAADFEKDTGHTLVASFGATGQFYTQIKNGAPFELFLAADDTTPAKLESENETVKGSRFTYAVGTLALWSAKDGYVDDKGEVLKNGKFEHLSIANPKAAPYGLAATQTLDKLGLTDATHSKIVEGQSIAQAYQFVQTGNAELGFVALSQVFKDGKLTGGSAWIVPANLHEPIKQDAVILNKGKDNAAAKALMDYLKGPKAAAIIKSFGYQL is encoded by the coding sequence ATGCGCGCCGTTTCAAACCGCTTCACCTCCACCTCCCTGGTCATCGCCTGTGCAACGCTGTCATCGGGCACAGCGTTCGCCGATGAGGTCCAAGTGGCCGTTGCCGCCAATTTCACCGCGCCGATTCAGGCCATTGCCGCGGATTTCGAAAAGGATACCGGCCACACACTCGTGGCCTCGTTTGGCGCCACCGGCCAGTTCTACACCCAGATCAAAAATGGCGCACCGTTCGAATTGTTCCTCGCCGCCGATGACACCACCCCGGCCAAACTGGAAAGCGAAAACGAGACCGTGAAAGGCTCGCGCTTCACCTACGCGGTGGGCACCCTGGCGCTGTGGTCGGCCAAAGATGGCTATGTCGACGACAAGGGCGAGGTGCTTAAGAACGGTAAGTTCGAGCACTTGTCCATTGCCAACCCGAAAGCTGCTCCGTATGGCCTCGCCGCCACCCAGACCCTGGACAAACTGGGCCTGACCGACGCGACCCACAGCAAGATCGTCGAAGGCCAGAGCATCGCCCAGGCCTACCAATTCGTGCAGACCGGCAACGCCGAACTGGGTTTCGTCGCCCTCTCCCAGGTGTTCAAGGATGGCAAGCTGACCGGTGGCTCGGCGTGGATCGTGCCAGCCAACCTGCATGAGCCCATCAAGCAGGACGCCGTGATCCTCAACAAGGGCAAAGACAACGCCGCGGCCAAGGCGCTGATGGACTACCTCAAAGGCCCGAAAGCCGCCGCGATCATCAAGTCCTTCGGGTATCAGCTGTAA
- a CDS encoding acyltransferase family protein translates to MQKRFEGADGIRGLACLIVIVIHSVQIFRSSLGVYLSGTGKIGVWLFFVLSAFLLTAKFARSGFSVRSLFEYALGRVLRILPLFFISVLIYYSAGMLGIISMYDVFRVISFQSMAGHLWTIPAEFKFYLALPFIASLLIFLYQRFGWAICIVVTVALIAVEQAIWPFWLTPENSLDTRWYISSFTIGSFCAIGHSEFRDKITGRLSTILGGAVILLIALSFPVPRNVIFGMPIDNWLMNKFVIYSLLWAVFVIALADGKGFIGSLLRSAFLKRLGAWSYSIYLIHIFVFYVIVVGRADSIPWMVVSILVSIAVGALMFYLIESPLEKLRHRMQRSVIRT, encoded by the coding sequence ATGCAGAAACGATTCGAAGGAGCCGATGGCATAAGAGGCCTCGCATGTCTCATTGTAATAGTTATCCATAGCGTACAGATATTTCGCAGTTCACTTGGTGTATATTTGTCAGGGACAGGGAAGATAGGTGTCTGGCTATTCTTCGTTCTGAGTGCATTTTTGCTCACTGCTAAATTTGCTAGGTCGGGCTTCAGCGTTAGGTCATTATTTGAATATGCGCTTGGGAGGGTGCTCAGGATTCTACCGTTGTTCTTCATATCGGTTCTCATATATTACTCCGCCGGAATGCTCGGCATTATTTCAATGTATGACGTTTTTCGGGTGATAAGCTTTCAGTCTATGGCTGGGCATTTATGGACTATACCCGCCGAGTTCAAATTCTACCTCGCTCTTCCTTTTATCGCATCACTGCTAATATTTCTCTATCAGAGATTCGGGTGGGCGATATGCATAGTTGTGACAGTAGCGCTTATCGCAGTCGAACAAGCCATCTGGCCTTTTTGGCTGACCCCTGAGAATAGTTTGGATACGCGGTGGTATATCTCAAGCTTCACCATAGGCTCGTTCTGCGCCATTGGTCACTCTGAATTTAGAGATAAAATTACTGGTAGGTTATCCACAATTTTAGGTGGTGCGGTAATTCTGCTTATTGCTTTGAGTTTTCCGGTTCCAAGAAACGTCATCTTCGGCATGCCTATAGATAACTGGCTGATGAATAAGTTTGTCATTTACTCGTTGTTGTGGGCGGTATTTGTGATAGCCCTTGCTGATGGTAAAGGTTTTATTGGTTCACTTTTGCGAAGTGCGTTTCTCAAAAGGCTTGGTGCATGGAGCTATTCTATATACTTGATTCATATATTTGTTTTCTACGTGATTGTTGTAGGGCGCGCCGACAGCATTCCGTGGATGGTTGTTTCCATACTGGTGTCTATAGCTGTTGGTGCGTTAATGTTTTATCTGATTGAGAGTCCGCTTGAAAAGCTGCGACATCGCATGCAGAGGTCGGTAATCCGGACTTAG
- a CDS encoding cell wall hydrolase, with the protein MTVTEKDRDVLARTLWGEARGEGLAGMVAVAWTIRNRVYDGKDTSWWGEGYAGVCGKPSQFSCWNKNDPNNPYLTGAKKIPAAEFARCQLAAQQVIEGITPDPTDGATHYYSTSMTKPPRWVAGAKQTSRLGLHIFFKDVP; encoded by the coding sequence ATGACCGTGACTGAAAAAGATCGTGATGTGCTGGCGCGCACGCTGTGGGGTGAGGCGCGCGGCGAAGGGCTGGCTGGGATGGTGGCCGTCGCCTGGACAATCCGGAACCGCGTGTACGACGGGAAGGACACGTCGTGGTGGGGCGAGGGTTACGCGGGAGTTTGCGGAAAGCCATCTCAGTTCAGCTGCTGGAACAAGAACGATCCCAATAACCCGTATCTCACCGGCGCCAAGAAAATTCCGGCCGCCGAGTTTGCCAGATGTCAGCTGGCTGCGCAGCAGGTCATCGAGGGCATAACGCCGGACCCTACAGATGGCGCAACCCACTACTACTCGACGTCGATGACCAAGCCCCCGAGGTGGGTGGCGGGCGCGAAGCAGACGTCGCGGCTCGGCCTACACATTTTCTTCAAGGACGTGCCGTGA
- a CDS encoding gp53-like domain-containing protein translates to MPWYKDGTVSVVQNSNAVTGSGTAFIANSRVGDAFLGPDGHWYEVTNIASDTALAISPNYLGPTTGAGKYALAPMQGYVKDSADALRALVNEFGFKLAALGSTGNYDTLPVAKGGTGGSDAPNARVNLGLGSVAVENIVPVAKGGTGGSDAANARDNLGLGSVAVENIVPVAKGGTGGNTPLAARTGLGLGAAAVAAILGTMTLGGNEALFQLVSNRNGRALKFPDGTMICIGPVPNFYAAANQSTVKNVTFPVPFFSDQYCLTAVGTPVANVDTYGFIYANARSESSAGLVWRNGAQAQTISAGFFMAIGRWF, encoded by the coding sequence ATGCCCTGGTACAAGGACGGGACGGTTTCGGTCGTTCAAAATTCGAACGCCGTTACGGGCTCTGGAACCGCATTCATTGCCAACAGTCGGGTAGGGGATGCATTCCTCGGCCCGGATGGGCACTGGTATGAAGTGACCAACATCGCCAGCGATACAGCCCTGGCGATCTCGCCGAATTACCTGGGCCCCACGACAGGTGCAGGCAAGTACGCGCTGGCTCCGATGCAGGGCTACGTCAAAGACTCGGCGGACGCATTGCGGGCGTTGGTGAACGAGTTTGGTTTCAAGTTGGCTGCCCTGGGCAGCACCGGGAATTACGATACCCTTCCAGTCGCAAAAGGCGGCACAGGCGGATCGGATGCGCCTAACGCCCGCGTTAACCTCGGGCTTGGCAGCGTAGCGGTTGAGAACATCGTGCCGGTTGCCAAGGGCGGGACGGGCGGATCGGATGCAGCTAATGCCCGCGACAACCTCGGGCTTGGCAGCGTAGCGGTTGAGAATATCGTGCCGGTTGCCAAGGGCGGGACGGGCGGGAACACGCCTTTAGCCGCGAGGACCGGGCTTGGATTAGGAGCCGCAGCTGTAGCTGCAATATTGGGAACCATGACGCTGGGCGGTAACGAAGCGCTGTTTCAGCTTGTCAGTAATCGAAACGGACGAGCACTGAAATTCCCTGACGGCACGATGATCTGCATCGGTCCTGTCCCTAACTTTTATGCAGCTGCGAACCAATCCACGGTGAAGAACGTTACCTTTCCTGTCCCTTTTTTTAGCGACCAATACTGCCTGACCGCTGTGGGGACGCCGGTCGCCAACGTAGATACATATGGCTTCATTTACGCCAACGCACGGTCCGAGTCTTCGGCGGGTCTTGTGTGGCGAAACGGCGCCCAAGCACAAACAATCTCCGCCGGATTCTTCATGGCTATTGGAAGGTGGTTCTAA
- a CDS encoding phage tail protein: protein MSNIDWSKLITKEMKNAASAAQFLAGSESDLAARNSAAAAQILRIQDRVDTIGYGKEAGEATEEDVAEQAALINNLKVWKAYKYALGKVATQAAWPSSPTWPTTPAIPEIAAAPVALASINA from the coding sequence ATGAGCAACATCGATTGGTCCAAGCTCATCACCAAAGAGATGAAAAACGCCGCCTCAGCTGCGCAATTTCTTGCCGGCAGTGAGTCGGACCTAGCGGCAAGGAACTCTGCGGCCGCTGCGCAAATTCTGCGAATTCAGGACCGAGTAGACACAATCGGTTACGGGAAAGAGGCCGGGGAAGCTACTGAAGAGGACGTGGCTGAGCAGGCTGCGCTGATAAATAACCTGAAGGTGTGGAAGGCTTACAAGTACGCGCTCGGGAAGGTCGCTACACAGGCTGCCTGGCCGTCGTCGCCGACCTGGCCCACCACGCCAGCAATCCCTGAGATCGCCGCCGCGCCAGTAGCCCTGGCCTCTATCAACGCTTGA